AGATTGAGAGGGTTGATATTTAATTGAAGCTGTGGAGTTGTTTTCAGGGTTGAatcaaagaattagggtttctgcacTTCACTGAAAATATGATTGGAGGTGATTAAGAAGAAATTAGAGGATGGGTGTTGAAGAACGTGATGTAAGAAAGATTGCTATGGTTTTAATTTGGAGATTTGGTTACAGGGAAGAAGATTGATTAAGAAattttgaattagggtttgtccTGTTTTTCCCTAAAACGTGAAATTGGGGGTTTAAGTGACGGATTAGAGATGGGTTTTTGGTTGATTTGAATATTGAGATTTGAGTTAAGGATTCTGAGATGAAATcgataattagggtttctgggATAAACTGATGTTATTGATTCAAGACGGAGAAGAAGATGACTGTAGTTGGATATCTAATATTGATTGAAGTTGAAGTGTTAgcagaagaagatgggttccAAGTTCTGATGGATATCAGCTGAGACGAACTAAAGGgatttctggtgttcttgaaatgGATTACTGAATCAATTCAAAGGTAATTGCCTTCCTAAATCAATTTAGTAAAGTTGTTCTTGTTGATTGCTGAATGTGTGAGTTATAATTGAAGTTAAGTTTGGAATTAAATATGGAACAGAACTGTTGGGGAGGTTAGGGTTGTGATGAAGGTAAGAGAATTGAGTTAGTGATTTAGAATTGAAATTCAGGTTGTGTGAGTGTGTGCAGAGTTGTTTGGATTGgtggtgttgttgctgttgtgAGTATTACAGATGATGATGGAAATGATGTTGAAGTAAGGTTGCTGTGTTTATTGAACTGTTGGTGGTTAAAGTTGATTAAGATTAAGTCAATTGTGTGGGTGTGCAGTCGAGTTCGTTTAACTGACAATGATGATTGTTATTATTGAAGTTTAAATGTGTTAGAATTGGAATTGTTATGGTTTGGATGAATGAGTGATTACAGGATATCGGATTGGATAATTATGGATGTCTGAATTGAGGTTGAAGCTGTGATGAAGTTTGTATTGGGTTACAGAGAACTGTGATGAGTTACAGGGGTTGTAGTGGAACTGAATTGAGATGTTGCATGGGGTATGGTCTGGTGAAGTACAAGGTTCTGAGAAATGACAATGAAACTGAGAAGTAAAAGAAAGGTTGAATTGAGAGTTCTAGAGATGCATTGGCAGTTTCGCTGTGCTGGTTTGTTTGTGTTGAAAAGCTTGCAACTACTGCAATTGCAAGTAGGCATAatttgtaattgtaattgagaTTTGAAGttttatttgaatgattgaattGATACAATAAGTAGATTGAAGTTGAACTTGAGTTAGCTTCTAGAGTTAGGGTGCAGTTGTGTGAGAAGAACCCTTGACCTGTCTGACTGAGCTTACTCAGTCTGATTCAGTTTTGTTTAGCTGACTcggttaatctgactgagtcgatTGGCCCTGTATACCCGAGTTGAATCGGTTTGATTCagtgaccagaccagtagaccgtTGACTTTGACTTGTACTTAGACGTTGACTATTGGTTGACTCTTTTGGCCGTCAGTTTGACCGTTAGGaactgttagttgactcagatggacagAACTTAAATTAATGGGCTGGTTTAGTGGTTTCGGGCTTAGGACTAATTTTCCTAGTTTGATGTTTGGACCTTTGTGGTATGAATTGGCCTTTGGTTCCATCTACAAAGTTATAGATAGTCATAAGACTTGtttaatggactatagaatcaacctaattgaattagtaaatcttagctatgctaaagttagagaatgaaaaggtgtaaagtcataaatgggcttagaaccattagatatacTTGTATGATTTTTGTGTGAatcttttggctagattcttagacttcttgtgtgattaatagttagtctatattaacaacgatcgattcaaaggatgaaccggtggatcgtAGATCTCGAGaaaggcgtggcttgtcatcaaaagagatgggaatactttaactcttttgtaaccatttttgttgtttcGTTTATAAAAGTATTTGTTTAACAAACTCACACATtgcctgattgtgtattccatgcattatttattttaaattccgaaaatactgttgattcttttaatctttccatttctcggaaaggaattgtaatgctttgtttgtctttatgattgTCTTTGGGAAATGTGAATTTCCAAATATGGTATATCGGATACGCTCctttgttattttacttttgtgctttattcggtgtggaattggcatcaatattatgGGGGTGTACAGTCACCCACAGACTATCTAGGTGGTAATGGCCATCAATATtacggtgtgtaaatgtcaccacagaaaGTTATCAGGTGTGTAAATGTCACATCAGAAACTAAAGAAGGAGTTTAGGTCCATATACATGATTATTTATTTCAGTGGTTTGGTtgtcttttaatgtttgggaaaacatgtatggttttccaaatcatgccaatgattacttaaaagttaaatgttattcctacggggcacctcttttagggatgatgtgctcacccattcccactttcagtttcagagatagatcagagttgcgcagcggaagcttcgaggagttgatttcgttaattagttaacttatgctatatttattatgtttgcaaaccaaatgactattgtatacgtatcatttgagaggagttcttgtatatatctcAGAGAGGGGctaatttttgggttaagttttgtagcagatttcttaattgaatgtttaagtaaatgattcagATTCTTAAtttctctttatttagttaatctctttgattagtcagctgctagctttgggggcgctacaatgcTTTACATTGTGCTAGTGACAATATTGGCCTCAAATTCCGTTATGATCTTGTATGTGATCATGTGTAGGTTTGTTGGTcgatatattttgtttcctttgtgTCAGGCCTACGTTCCATTTGAGTTTCTTTTTGTTGCACCAGTTAAGTGCCTTTCTTTTTTGTCTtctttgtttttttctctttcaatAAAACTAAAACTTTTTCCGtagaataaagaaaaaaaatttatacaAAAAGAATTTAAGTTACTATAGTTCACCAAAAAATTGaagttttttttgttgatttagcTAATGAGTCGGTTTATCCATTAACTTTCCTAAGAATAAAtttgaaaccaaaaaaattaGTACTTAAGCTAGATTTTGTGTGTCGTTCAACATTGCTATTAATAAAGTTGACTTATTTACAACCCCATTCTATACTTATTTTCTTTAGCTCTATGCATTTAGCTCATGTCGTAGCTTTTCAAGATGTTATTTCTTACGCTTCTTCTATTGAGGTTGAGAAACTAGGTCCAACTTGAGCTTCCTCGAAAGATCCTGCATAATTACGTAAAGTAAGAGCAAGACCGGCATTAGTTTTAGAATTCTTCGAAGACgcatcaatattaatcttcatatCATTATCTATTGGTTGGGCCCAAGTTGGTTTTACATCCTTTAAGTTCCTTGGAGATATCATGTCGAAGCATAGCTTGGTGGATCCCAACATGCATTGGTATGTTAGTATGTCAAGTCTGATTGAGTTTAGATGCCAAAATACGTCACCTAAATTTCCTGTGAAAGTCAAAAGGTTAGTAAATATTGAACGACTATTCAATTTCCATCTTTTTCATAGTCTTTCAGAAAAACAGGAAAAAACGAAGTTTGTAATATGGCTCCAGTACGAAAGACTTTATCATTaaatttgcttcaaaaaaaaaagttgtataTTAAAGACAACATGTAATTGATGATTACGTACCTATAGCGTGATCACAtgcaatttctttttattttataatacgcttcaaaaataataataatgagatTTGGTTAAAATTTAATCTTCTGCGGTATTCATCATATTTGGTATGAATATATAGGAAAGAGGGAGAGAATTGCCAAATGCATCGACTTCAAAGAACGGGTCTTATGGAGATGTCCAAGGTCTTCCCAACTCCAAAAATCATCACCTAAAGTCCCTCTTCCGGCAAGCCTTCCCTAGTGTGCGGGAATCCCAGCGGGAAGACTCCggatatggctaaccattagccCTTTTAAAAAGGTGAAAAACGAAAAATCATTGACCGTTTCGTTCTTAAAACCCTTGCAACTTAGTGGGACCAAGAGAGATTTTAGCTTAAAAATCGATTAACTTGTAAACCGGATGATCATTATCCGTTATAGGGAAATTTAATAGGATCAACAGAAAAATAAGTGGGGTTTTAGGATTTGGTGGACCCAACTAATTTGAAAACGGATTATCATCGTCCGTTTTTATCTTACATCTGGGAATAAACATAAGAGGTAGCCTCTTCCCGAACTGAGGTGGAAAGCCTCTTCCCGAACTGAGGTGGAAAGGTAGTTCGGAAGCTCTTGGGAAGTGCCATAAGACCCGATCCAAGGCTTTCTCTCATTTTCATTCAACACAAGACACGCCAGCTTAAATCAAGTTCCAACCATTTTGGTAGTCCAAGGTTGAACCAAGAAAGCGCCTAATAATTTAGCGCAAAAAAATTGGGGCAGTTGGATTTTAAAATTAGGCGCAAATAACATGACTGCTAGATTTTAAATTTTAACATAAAATCTGATGGCTGATCTAGATTTTAAATTTTAACATAAAATCTGATGGCTGAGATTTAAGTGCCAAATTTGACACAGAAAGTACCAAACCATTTGGCGCAACAAACTTGATTCCAGATTGCGTTCAAGCAAACCGCAATCTTGAATTCTGGCTTTTAGCCACACTTTTAGGCTTGAATCTTAAATGAAAATAAGAGCCTAATGTATAAAAGGATACAAAAGTGAAGTAATGACTAATGGCTAATGGCTATATGGTATTAGAAAGCAGTACGTCATGCTTATAGGAAAGAAAAAGATGTcaataagaaaaatgaaaaatttggGTCCAACAATTTGAGGCTGTAGCCTGTAGGCATGGCTTAGCTGGCTTAGACGtctctctttcaacatattcatATTAGCAGAATAACTCGCTTTTACAAACAAACAAGAAAATTCTCCTGTATTATGTCACTGAAAAAAGTGCCCAACCACTTCACTCCTTGTTGCATAAATATGATTTCCTCTTTTGTGTTAGGCTCTTTTATGTAGAGATCTGAAATAAACAAAAGATAGCAAATTTAAGATGGACATTATAAATAAAGGAAAAATGATCCTGGGAAGGAAGAGAGCATTACGCCTTACAGATCAATGGCTGAAGCTCCCATGTATGAGTAGTTTTGGTTAGTTGACCCAAGAGATGGTATGTATTCGGATCCTCTCACGTGAACACCAAAACATGCTGTAGAAAAAACAAGGAAATGAAATGATCAATAAATAAACTAAGGCTTAAACAGGATCTTCATTTTAACCGAACTCCAAAACTTGACACTTTTAAGACTCCATTCTAGATATCCCATGAAAAGATTTttcaaatactccctccgtcccactattaattgacctaatagtaaaatttagaaatgatttatttctCATACTATACCACAgatattcgtaaattttatatcattgaaaagcattttaaaacacctacttaACGAACATAAACATGAGAATCAAATGATATAAAATCAACTATtaatgggacaaaatctaaaaataaataggtcaattaatagtgggaTGGAGGAAGTATTACCTAAACACCGGAGAATTGATTTAAACTCTCATGAGATTCTAAACCACTTTCTAGTTCTGGTTTTCCATTATGCGAATATCTCAATAACAGTTCTTTAAGATAATTCTTCTAACAAGGTTAAATATCCTTCACAACAAAACTTGAATTCTGATCATCGTAAGATAATCACGTTCACTGTCTTTACTCTCTCGAGGTGCAccattactaattttttttttaaagatgaagCAAAAAAACTGACTTATCATAACATGAATAAATGGTATCCAAACCACTagatgtttgtgtaatttaaaaagGTGGTTTTCATAGATTATCAGTGTAACGTGACGTTGTCTTGCTAAACTTCCACCCTTGTTCATAGTTATTAATTGGGCGAATACCTTGGAATAAGAATTGAAGAACTAATGCATGTCTATCTGAAATGCATTTCATATGTTCTTAATCGATAAGACTCTTTACCTTAGAGAGGTAACTTTAGATTTGTGACAACTGAATTTATAAGCATCAAAGTAAGCAGTATACCTGTTTCTATCTTCACAGCGCTTTGGAGCATTacctccattttcttcttcatctcagagTTTTCATCCATATGTGGCACGACGAGGGTCAACTCCCTGTAGATATCACGTACGAACCTGCATATATTCTCCGCATATTCCAGTTCGCCCTCTGAGATTCGTCCCATGGCGAGTCTCATTAACTCTCCGGTCAAATCAGCAAGCTTGAAAcccaccaaaaaaacaaaaaatacaagCACATAAGCTTAGACATAATTGAGAATTTGGAATCTTTTCTATTAACAATATTGCAGTGGACAAATATAGTAAACTATATGTGTACCACTGAAGAATTTTTTCTTGTGGAAGGACGGTATTCTAAGTTTAAGTCCTAACCAACTACAACTGCACCACCTGTAAGATTATGCCTTTCAGCAGTCAAAATGAGGTAGTATTATAAACAAGAAAGCGGTCTACCACTTATCCTAGCAGATAATCAAGGACATTAATTTGCAAGGGCTCCAGTGATGGATCACTCAGTGGTAGTAAAGTAGCATTTATCTCCGCAAGATCCAAGAGTGTCCCGGATTTACAGAATTTACAGAGGGTTGCAGCTTCAATATATTCTTGCACCTACAAGAACCCAAAAACAAAAACTGATCAAAAAGTTTTACAAGCATTTGCATGCCTTGATCATGAATAATAACAGTAAGAGGGGATTCAATTGCAATCAACCCCAGGAGAATATGCACGTCTGAGTCTCCAGAAGTCAGTCCCTTGCAATTCTTTCACTAGACGGGAAATATATTGACTAGTCACTGCAGCTAAGTCCTTCTCAGCCTTCTCCAAAACTTCTTCTCTGTTAGATTTACTAATCCTGTGATAAAGATAAACGTTCAAAAAATAGATCCTTAAAAATAAATATGGCTTCTAAAGTACTGACTTGGAAAAAATACTACTCTTCTCTATTGTTAATCATTATGATGGTACATATACTTTCCTGACAATCAATACCCCGGAATAGAGCCAAACATGTAGTACATACCTGTGCACCTGAAATATGACTTTTTTGCTGTTAATGGTGATATCACGACTAGCTTTTACCACTCGTTCCCTCTTGTCATTCTTCAAAAAGACACATATCAGAAAAGTAAATGAGATGAAACATCTGGTTATAGGTAAGTCACTCCAGAATCCCATTAGACATCTTACAAAGCCCCAATCTAAACTCAAACTGATTTATCAACTAAAAACCCTAATAGAGCCAAGAAGGTAAGGTATTGGGGAATCATTCAAACAAATCCAAATTGAATAAAAAACCGGCTAACACAAGTATCTTGAATCCCATACTAACCCTGACATCTTTTGTGCTCCTATGTATTAACACACAATTCGGTAACTAAACATTCTTCAATGTGTATCATCATAAAAATCTACATGAAAACTCTAGTTCCAAACTGTTGTTGCAAACCCTAAGTGGTAATTAGTAAACaaagaagaattagggtttaactGCAAAACCCCAACAATAAACCAATctcaaagagaagaagaaacttaCAAATTGATTAAGGTAGTCTGTGTAATTAGCGAAACCATCTTTCATGGCGGAAACAGTGGTCATAGTTCTAGGTTTTTTAGCGGAGGTTAAAACTGAAGCTTCTGCAActgcaaaagaaagaaagataaagAGTGTGGTTCTGTGTAACAATAAGAGTAGAGAAAGTGAGGGAGGGAGTACTTACTTGGGTGGAGGTGTTGAGGTTTTGAAGCCATGAGAAACAATCTCTTAAACGGTGACGAGTTTAAAAACATTTATTTATTTCTGAAAGTGTTTGTAGAATATTTTCGAAGCCAATGTATCTCCGCTCATTTTCATTTTCCGAGTGAAATTGAAATTCCTGGGCGAAAATAATTCCGGGGTGCAAATAATTACCGTCATTAAAATCGCCCGATTTCGATGCAAATTGTTACCGTCGGGAGTGCAAGATAGTGAAAATGGATTTAAGAGTTCAAAAAACTTAGGCCTCGGATGAGAGCCGGTTTGGAATTTACTCCGCCTCCGCCTTGTTATGTCAGCGTGTATTTTTAATTTAGCAGCATCACAATCAACTAAACATACGTAAAATCAAGGTTGTAAAATCGTGAATCGCAATGCcaattgtttttcatttttatgaatCGAATCGTATGTTGAATCGCGAATCACATATTCATAGTCATTTTTCACATGAATTGAGAAAAAAATTACACATATATAAATACAGTGATAAACACGTAAGTGCTATATTAATATTGATTGGGACTCGCTAGTTGGCTAATAATATCGTGTTAAGATAGGCACTGCAAGTAAATCTGATCACCGGCACGATAAATAGCTAAAAATAGCATGTGAAAATCACCCATTGCAGTTCACAATACCAAAAAGGAAGAGCTTATTTAGTTGCCACTTCATTTCCATATTAGCACGTAGCACCACTTCGTGAAGATTAAGTCATGACCTTGGAATCTAGATCTAGAATATAAAACAaggtttggacaagttaggcatgATAAAAGTAGCCAAGATTTAAATCTATGGTCATGGTTTACTCAAACAAAGAAAAACACTTACGGGGCAATCCGAGAATTGAACTCGGGACCTCTCGCACCCTAAGCGAGAATCATACCACTAGACCAATTTCCCGTCGGTAAAAATTATTTCAATATATAATAGTGGTGGTAGTAATAATGGATGGTGAAAGCTATGGCGGGTATTGGTGAGTAGTGGAGGTGGTaacaatggtggtggtggaagaaattgTGGAGGTGGATGGTTTTAGTGGTGGtgggtgtttatttttattttattttcctgaagcaaaaaaaaaaatgacgggtcacattgtattgtgaaagatgtagttggttGTTTTTGACACAATTGATAAAGGTAGGTACTAAATGATACCAAACCATATATAACAAAATGATTATGAACATCATATCAAATGGTACCCCTAACCAATCATGTGAATCAttgtttttagtattaaaataaaattaattgcaaTACAAAAGAGAATATAGCAAAAAAAACATTAGAGAATAAATTAATTAACGACCTAAGTTTGTTTAACTTTATACATGACATTTGCTATAAATCGCCCAACATCCTTCGAGGGATGCGGTGGTTTTGTGGTTCTGACGAGCATTCGTGAGTAGTAATATACTATGTTAATTTTGTGCTGCTACAAAACGGGTAGCACTATAAATTATAAGATGTGGTTGATCGTCTTAATGCTAAAATAAACTCGATTAAAATACATGACAATTTAAATAAAAAACACTGGGATGTCACGTTATATAATAACTACTCTAAATTACATATTTAGTATCAAGATTTCGTCTTTCAATAGATAAATCTATGGTTGTATTGAGATCCCGTAAGTAGTGCTCAAGTTGGCACTTGGCTTTCTGAATGATTTTGAATACAATGAAATGCTCCCTCTCGGTTTCTCCAAGGAAAACCGAAACcttctcaagaaaaaaaaatcaatcaaacaaCAATTAGATGGAGTGCCATCACCACCACTGTAAACTTCTCTGAACTCCTACATTTCCAATAAACTTTCCACATATTAATTTGGTGATTTCGTCCTATCATAATTCTTGATAAGGCACACTATTAAAACTCTAGTGATGATTTTTGAATGTATTTTCATATTATGAAATTCTCTTACTGTGTTTTACGCAAGTATTACTTGGGTTCTTCTatgtttttgtattaagttgatGATTTTTTAGATTTGAATACATGTTTAGATAACATAATTTGATATATATAAGGTATTGTCTTTGTAACACTGGTGTTATTCTCTTCTTTTTACCCATTGGAACTCTATAATGATCCCGGATTTGTAGACATTATTTGACCAATGTTGGGGTATTTGTTTAATCTCAAGGCTGGTTAAACCTTATGTATTTTCTACAACTTGAAGGCGATAAAAGTTTGTGTCGGATTTTTCTCCGTAACGAATGATATATATTACTtcaaaaggttagttgaattcaTATCGACATAGACGTCAATATGACTATGTTTTTTAGTGTTCCAAATTACTTGAGTAACACTAGATGTGAGAACGCCACTCATGCACTAGCTGATGCAAAAAAATTTATTCAtgaatttgttcaattttgtgctATGATTTTATGTTATCAATATGATTGAGGAATGATCTTGCACATGTTCTGATTTACTTTTAGAAGTTTATTTTTCATCTCACACATGTATATCTCAGTCTTCCAATATCCAAGAGTTCTCCAATTTTATAAAACTCTCACATTTGCACAAAAAGAATAGTCTATAGTATGGAAAATATTATGGGCCTTAGTTATCAGTAATTTTGGAACCCATGAGTTCATAAATGTCATGGAATTGGGTTAGCAAGTTAGGCATATTTATTGTCAGAGAAAATATTTCTGTGAAAATTTAAAAttatggatggatgaaatactAAACGAGataatatctattttattttatttttaattttcataTTGGGACGACATTGTTACTCATGGCTGAATACTAAATAGAAACAACATgcttaagaaaaaataaaaaaggtaacTAATCATTTTACTGACCGAAACCTTTTTGAATATCAAAACTACTTCCCATGAAGAAAAAATAACATACGCCGTACGCAAACAATGTcaaattagagaaaaagacatcccgtaccgttacgacacgggttaagccctagtcAGACTACAAAAAATACTCTTCGTAATTCAAGCACTTGAAGTCCActgctaaaaataaataaatgaaaaagaGTTAACATGTGGTGTGACGTGTATAACTCTACAGCCTGCACCACATTTCTCCATGGGGTTATGAGCATACAGAGAGGTATCTTTGTTAAGTtgcattttcttttggttttagtCATTCTCTTCATT
This portion of the Papaver somniferum cultivar HN1 chromosome 11, ASM357369v1, whole genome shotgun sequence genome encodes:
- the LOC113322657 gene encoding translin-associated protein X-like isoform X1, producing the protein MFLNSSPFKRLFLMASKPQHLHPIAEASVLTSAKKPRTMTTVSAMKDGFANYTDYLNQFNDKRERVVKASRDITINSKKVIFQVHRISKSNREEVLEKAEKDLAAVTSQYISRLVKELQGTDFWRLRRAYSPGVQEYIEAATLCKFCKSGTLLDLAEINATLLPLSDPSLEPLQINVLDYLLGLADLTGELMRLAMGRISEGELEYAENICRFVRDIYRELTLVVPHMDENSEMKKKMEVMLQSAVKIETACFGVHVRGSEYIPSLGSTNQNYSYMGASAIDLSLHKRA
- the LOC113322657 gene encoding translin-associated protein X-like isoform X2: MFLNSSPFKRLFLMASKPQHLHPIAEASVLTSAKKPRTMTTVSAMKDGFANYTDYLNQFNDKRERVVKASRDITINSKKVIFQVHRISKSNREEVLEKAEKDLAAVTSQYISRLVKELQGTDFWRLRRAYSPGVQEYIEAATLCKFCKSGTLLDLAEINATLLPLSDPSLEPLQINVLDYLLGLADLTGELMRLAMGRISEGELEYAENICRFVRDIYRELTLVVPHMDENSEMKKKMEVMLQSAVKIETACFGVHVRGSEYIPSLGSTNQNYSYMGASAIDL